A portion of the Bubalus kerabau isolate K-KA32 ecotype Philippines breed swamp buffalo chromosome 1, PCC_UOA_SB_1v2, whole genome shotgun sequence genome contains these proteins:
- the GGPS1 gene encoding geranylgeranyl pyrophosphate synthase: MEKTQETVQRILLEPYKYLLQLPGKQVRTKLSQAFNHWLKVPEDKLQIIIEVTEMLHNASLLIDDIEDNSKLRRGFPVAHSIYGIPSVINSANYVYFLGLEKVLTLNHPDAVKLFTRQLLELHQGQGLDIYWRDNYTCPTEEEYKAMVLQKTGGLFGLAVGLMQLFSDYKEDLKPLLDTLGLFFQIRDDYANLHSKEYSENKSFCEDLTEGKFSFPTIHAIWSRPESTQVQNILRQRTENIDIKKYCVHYLENVGSFEYTRNTLKELESKAYKQIDARGGNPELVALIKHLSKMFKEENE; this comes from the exons atggagaagactcaagaaacCGTCCAAAGAATTCTTCTAGAACCTTACAAGTACTTACTTCAGTTACCAG GTAAACAAGTGAGAACCAAACTTTCACAGGCGTTTAATCATTGGCTAAAAGTTCCAGAAGACAAGCTACAG ATTATCATTGAAGTGACAGAAATGTTGCATAATGCCAGTTTACTCATCGATGATATTGAAGACAACTCAAAACTCCGACGTGGCTTTCCAGTGGCACACAGTATCTATGGAATTCCATCTGTCATCAATTCTGCTAATTATGTGTATTTTCTTGGCCTAGAGAAAGTCTTAACCCTCAATCACCCGGATGCAGTAAAGCTCTTTACCCGCCAGCTTTTAGAACTCCATCAGGGACAAGGCCTAGATATCTACTGGAGGGATAATTACACTTGTCCCACCGAAGAAGAATATAAAGCAATGGTGCTGCAAAAGACAGGCGGACTATTTGGATTAGCAGTAGGTCTCATGCAGTTGTTCTCTGATTACAAAGAAGATTTAAAACCACTACTTGATACACTTGGGCTCTTTTTCCAAATTAGGGATGATTACGCTAATCTACACTCCAAAGAATACAGTGAAAACAAAAGCTTTTGTGAAGATCTAACAGAGGGAAAGTTCTCATTCCCTACTATTCATGCTATCTGGTCAAGGCCAGAAAGCACCCAGGTGCAGAATATCTTACGCCAGAGAACCGAAAacatagatattaaaaaatactgtgtACATTACCTTGAGAATGTAGGTTCCTTCGAATACACTCGGAATACTCTTAAAGAGCTTGAATCTAAAGCCTATAAACAAATTGATGCTCGTGGTGGAAACCCTGAGCTAGTAGCTCTAATAAAACACTTAAGTAAAATGTTCAAAGAAGAGAATGAATAA